The proteins below are encoded in one region of Desulfobotulus mexicanus:
- a CDS encoding radical SAM protein: MKEKKLHESRPDTALKGPSFGKNMARKSTISSHSPVSETGIIRKDSRGRVRVGLVFPNTYAVAMANLGFQAVYALFNTREDVVCERFLLPATPGNIQSMESGWSLDHCDIVAFSLSFENDYPNIPAILHQSGIPFLRKERKEHHPLIIAGGVATFLNPEPLADFFDLFLIGEAEILTDTFFNLFTSLRHLSRKESLLSMAKAMEGIYTPEFYTSLRNENGGICGYKTEAGLPEKIKRVFDPNAKNQATCSVITSPDSAFADTFLIEVSRGCPHGCRFCSAGFVYRPPRFRNMDVLERAMAEGKARNMKIGLMGTAVSDLKEIDRICSAAKDGNLVLSFSSLRADALTPALLDALVAGGVKTATIAPEAGSPRMRQVINKGLDTPTILGAAEKLVSAGIPNIRLYFMVGLPEEGPEDITALKDLVLEIKAVFLEASRKKGYMGSITVGVSPFVPKPFTPFQWAAMESENHLKKILKSLRKSFAPVPNVRFHDENPKNSILQAILARGDRDTSRLIIALWKEKGHLARACRSIDFDPGPCLEARSLGDYLPWEIIDNGIRRSFLEKEYIRAKKALPTPPCPMKNCEDCGICREKGPFPLS; this comes from the coding sequence ATGAAAGAGAAAAAGCTCCATGAATCCAGGCCTGATACTGCTTTAAAAGGCCCTTCTTTCGGAAAAAACATGGCCAGAAAAAGCACCATATCCTCCCATTCCCCTGTGTCCGAAACCGGTATCATCCGCAAGGACAGCAGGGGACGGGTGCGGGTAGGGCTTGTTTTTCCCAACACCTATGCCGTGGCCATGGCAAATCTTGGTTTTCAGGCTGTCTACGCCCTTTTCAACACCAGAGAGGATGTGGTCTGTGAGCGTTTTCTGCTCCCTGCAACTCCGGGAAATATACAGAGCATGGAATCCGGCTGGTCACTGGATCACTGCGATATTGTGGCATTTTCCCTCTCCTTTGAAAATGACTACCCAAATATTCCTGCCATTCTTCATCAAAGCGGCATCCCTTTTCTCCGGAAAGAAAGAAAGGAACACCATCCCCTCATCATTGCAGGCGGTGTGGCCACCTTCCTGAATCCTGAACCCCTTGCGGACTTTTTTGACCTCTTCCTCATTGGTGAAGCTGAAATTCTTACGGATACATTTTTCAATCTTTTTACAAGCCTACGCCACCTTTCCCGAAAAGAAAGTCTGCTCTCCATGGCAAAGGCGATGGAAGGTATTTACACCCCCGAATTCTACACTTCCCTGCGCAATGAAAATGGAGGGATCTGCGGATACAAAACCGAAGCCGGACTTCCGGAAAAAATAAAGCGGGTCTTTGATCCCAATGCTAAAAATCAGGCTACCTGCAGTGTTATCACCTCTCCGGACAGTGCCTTTGCAGATACATTTCTGATAGAAGTCAGCCGGGGCTGCCCCCACGGATGCCGGTTCTGCTCAGCAGGCTTTGTGTACCGCCCCCCCCGGTTCCGGAATATGGATGTACTGGAAAGGGCCATGGCGGAGGGGAAAGCCAGAAACATGAAAATAGGCCTTATGGGAACCGCAGTATCGGACCTTAAGGAAATTGACCGGATATGCTCAGCTGCAAAGGACGGGAATCTGGTCTTAAGCTTCAGCTCCCTGCGGGCCGATGCCCTTACACCTGCCCTGCTGGACGCTCTGGTGGCAGGAGGCGTTAAAACAGCCACCATTGCCCCTGAAGCTGGCAGCCCCAGAATGAGGCAGGTTATCAATAAAGGACTGGACACTCCTACCATACTGGGGGCTGCAGAAAAACTGGTCTCTGCCGGTATTCCCAATATACGCCTGTATTTTATGGTAGGTCTGCCCGAAGAAGGACCGGAAGACATCACAGCCCTGAAAGATCTTGTACTGGAAATAAAAGCCGTCTTTCTGGAAGCCAGCCGTAAAAAAGGTTACATGGGCAGTATAACCGTAGGTGTATCCCCATTTGTGCCCAAACCCTTTACCCCTTTCCAGTGGGCTGCCATGGAAAGTGAAAATCATCTGAAAAAGATTCTGAAAAGCCTGCGAAAAAGTTTTGCCCCTGTTCCCAATGTCAGGTTCCACGATGAAAATCCAAAAAACAGTATTCTTCAAGCCATTCTGGCCAGGGGTGACAGGGACACATCCCGGCTGATTATTGCCCTGTGGAAGGAAAAGGGTCACCTTGCAAGGGCATGCCGCTCCATTGATTTTGACCCTGGCCCCTGCCTTGAAGCCCGAAGCTTAGGCGACTATCTTCCATGGGAAATCATAGATAACGGCATACGCAGAAGCTTTCTTGAAAAGGAATACATAAGGGCAAAAAAAGCTTTACCCACCCCGCCCTGCCCCATGAAAAACTGTGAAGACTGCGGGATATGCAGAGAAAAAGGCCCTTTTCCTCTTTCCTGA
- the ftsA gene encoding cell division protein FtsA, translated as MNTNGDIIVGLDIGTTKICAVVGEVSGNEIHIIGIGTHPSTGLRKGVVVNIDATVSSIRKAVEEAELMAGCEISRVYAGIAGGHITGFNSHGIIAIKGPEVTEADVERVIEAARAVAIPTDREVIHVLPQEFIVDDHFGIQNPVGMAGVRLETKIHIVTGAVASAHNIVKCCNKAGLEVIDIVLESLASGETVLSAEERELGTALMDLGGGTTDLAVFSGNNIRHTFILPLGGNNLTNDIAIGLRAPIADAERIKIKHGTCLSEEISPDEEIEVPGMAGRESRKLPRQILGEIIEPRAEEIFSLIKREIYRAGMESHISSGIVLTGGGAMLHGITELCESFFNLPARIGNPKGVGGLKDVIQDPNFSTAVGLVLYGARQDENSQVKVKEKGAFAGILAKMKEWFKNAI; from the coding sequence GTGAACACAAACGGCGACATCATTGTAGGTCTGGACATCGGCACCACCAAAATCTGCGCCGTGGTGGGCGAGGTATCCGGCAATGAAATCCACATCATCGGCATTGGAACCCATCCCTCCACCGGATTGCGAAAAGGCGTGGTTGTTAATATTGACGCCACGGTTTCTTCCATACGCAAGGCCGTGGAAGAAGCCGAACTCATGGCTGGCTGCGAGATCAGCCGGGTTTATGCCGGCATTGCAGGGGGACACATCACCGGCTTCAATTCCCACGGCATCATTGCCATTAAAGGTCCGGAAGTCACAGAGGCGGATGTGGAAAGGGTTATAGAGGCTGCCAGAGCCGTTGCCATCCCCACGGACCGGGAAGTCATTCATGTTCTGCCCCAGGAGTTCATTGTGGATGACCATTTTGGCATCCAGAACCCCGTGGGCATGGCAGGGGTCCGCCTTGAAACCAAAATTCATATTGTCACCGGTGCGGTGGCATCTGCCCACAATATTGTCAAATGCTGCAACAAGGCAGGCCTTGAGGTCATTGATATTGTCCTTGAATCCCTTGCATCCGGCGAAACGGTTCTTTCTGCCGAAGAAAGGGAGCTGGGTACAGCCCTCATGGACCTCGGGGGCGGAACCACAGACCTTGCCGTCTTCTCGGGTAACAATATCCGCCATACCTTTATCCTTCCCTTAGGTGGCAACAACCTCACCAATGATATTGCCATCGGACTGCGGGCCCCCATTGCCGATGCCGAACGCATCAAAATTAAACACGGGACCTGTCTTTCCGAAGAAATAAGCCCCGATGAGGAGATTGAGGTTCCGGGCATGGCAGGCCGGGAATCCCGGAAACTGCCCCGTCAGATTTTAGGAGAAATCATAGAGCCCAGAGCAGAGGAAATTTTCAGCCTGATCAAACGGGAAATCTACCGGGCTGGCATGGAAAGCCATATTTCTTCCGGCATTGTACTCACCGGTGGGGGTGCCATGCTCCATGGTATCACAGAGCTTTGTGAGTCTTTTTTCAATCTGCCTGCACGTATCGGAAACCCCAAAGGTGTGGGCGGCCTTAAGGATGTGATTCAGGATCCCAATTTTTCCACCGCCGTAGGACTGGTTCTTTACGGAGCCAGACAGGATGAAAACTCTCAGGTGAAAGTAAAAGAAAAAGGTGCCTTTGCCGGGATTCTCGCAAAAATGAAAGAATGGTTTAAAAATGCCATCTGA
- the ftsZ gene encoding cell division protein FtsZ, with the protein MSFTYVENEKTAKIKVIGVGGAGGNAINNMIDANLQGVKFIAANTDAQALDTSKAQVKIQLGTTLTEGLGAGANPSVGHEAATESEAEIREALKDSHMVFITAGLGGGTGTGAAPVIARIAKELGALTVAVASRPFSFEGKKRLRQAEEGLEELKNVADTVITIPNDRLRGIAHKNARMVDMFKKADEILHHSVKGITDLIMVPGLVNLDFADVRTTMSKAGMALMGIGIAEGENRAVEAAERAISHPLLEDISIAGAKGLLMNITSTSELTMDEMTEAMDRIYEEVGDDAEIIWGHAIDETLGEELRITVIATGIGSKEEMQVRAANVIPHRSHSSRSSSPSTRGKIRDLTPDDLENPGLHDTGIIQRKKASGDDSSASMQDISEIRKGSIDRDDLEIPTFLRRKAD; encoded by the coding sequence ATGAGTTTTACCTACGTGGAAAATGAAAAAACTGCAAAAATCAAAGTAATCGGTGTCGGTGGTGCCGGTGGCAACGCCATCAACAACATGATTGACGCCAATCTCCAGGGGGTCAAATTCATTGCAGCCAACACCGATGCCCAGGCCCTGGACACTTCCAAGGCTCAGGTAAAAATCCAGCTGGGTACCACCCTGACAGAAGGCCTTGGTGCCGGAGCAAACCCCAGTGTGGGCCATGAAGCTGCCACGGAAAGCGAAGCGGAAATCCGGGAGGCTCTGAAGGACAGTCACATGGTCTTCATCACCGCAGGCCTTGGCGGAGGTACAGGTACAGGAGCCGCCCCCGTTATTGCCCGTATTGCCAAGGAACTGGGTGCCCTCACCGTTGCCGTGGCCTCCAGACCCTTCAGTTTTGAAGGGAAAAAACGCCTGCGTCAGGCGGAAGAAGGTCTTGAAGAGCTGAAAAATGTTGCAGACACCGTAATCACAATCCCCAATGACAGACTCCGGGGTATTGCCCACAAAAATGCCCGCATGGTAGATATGTTTAAAAAAGCCGATGAGATTCTCCACCACTCGGTCAAAGGAATCACCGACCTCATCATGGTACCCGGCCTTGTGAATCTGGACTTTGCCGATGTGCGCACCACCATGAGCAAGGCAGGAATGGCACTCATGGGCATAGGTATTGCCGAAGGAGAAAACCGGGCTGTGGAAGCTGCGGAAAGGGCCATCAGCCATCCCCTGCTGGAAGACATATCCATAGCCGGGGCCAAAGGCCTTCTCATGAACATCACCTCCACCAGTGAACTCACCATGGATGAAATGACAGAAGCCATGGACCGCATCTACGAAGAAGTGGGCGATGATGCGGAGATCATCTGGGGCCATGCCATTGATGAAACTCTGGGGGAAGAACTTCGCATCACCGTCATTGCCACGGGTATCGGCAGCAAAGAAGAAATGCAGGTCAGGGCTGCCAATGTCATCCCCCACCGCAGCCACAGCAGCCGGTCATCAAGCCCGTCCACCCGTGGAAAAATCCGGGATCTGACCCCCGATGATCTTGAAAATCCGGGACTTCACGATACAGGCATTATCCAGAGGAAAAAAGCTTCGGGAGATGACAGCTCCGCTTCCATGCAGGATATTTCTGAAATCAGAAAAGGCAGCATTGACAGGGATGATCTGGAAATTCCCACTTTTTTGCGCCGCAAGGCAGACTGA
- a CDS encoding metal ABC transporter ATP-binding protein, translating to MNKTPVSFQQVSFCYENGIPVLEDISFDIHARELVAMVGPNGGGKTTLLKLMTGMLTPSSGCVSLFGKNPLTARSRIGYMPQYLHFDPDFPITVREVVLMGRLGRGGLRGFLGWPDKKDRSMVMECLGHVEMDALADRPFSDLSGGQKQRVMIARALACEPELLLLDEPTANVDSQTESRFMALLEDLSKDITVIMVSHDMGFVSALVKSVLCVNKKVVVHPTSELTGTAIQDIYNCSMQMVRHDHRCTEKGHTHVIPDQRSL from the coding sequence ATGAACAAAACCCCTGTCTCTTTTCAGCAGGTCAGTTTCTGCTATGAAAATGGTATCCCTGTCCTGGAAGATATCAGTTTTGACATCCATGCAAGGGAACTGGTTGCCATGGTAGGTCCCAATGGAGGAGGGAAAACCACCCTTTTAAAACTCATGACGGGCATGCTGACACCATCTTCAGGCTGTGTGAGCCTCTTTGGGAAAAATCCCCTGACTGCCCGCTCCAGAATCGGGTATATGCCCCAGTACCTCCACTTTGATCCTGACTTTCCCATCACTGTACGGGAAGTGGTACTCATGGGCCGTCTGGGCCGGGGCGGCCTTCGGGGTTTTCTGGGCTGGCCGGACAAAAAGGATCGCAGCATGGTCATGGAATGCCTTGGCCATGTGGAAATGGATGCCCTTGCGGATCGTCCTTTTTCCGATCTTTCCGGAGGGCAGAAACAAAGGGTTATGATTGCAAGGGCCCTTGCCTGCGAACCGGAACTTCTGCTTCTGGATGAACCCACAGCCAATGTGGATTCCCAGACTGAAAGCCGCTTCATGGCCCTGCTGGAAGATCTTTCAAAGGATATTACGGTGATCATGGTCTCCCATGACATGGGTTTTGTCAGCGCCCTTGTAAAAAGTGTTCTCTGCGTCAACAAAAAAGTGGTTGTGCATCCCACATCGGAACTCACGGGAACGGCCATTCAGGATATTTATAACTGCAGCATGCAGATGGTCCGCCACGACCACCGCTGCACAGAAAAAGGGCATACCCATGTCATCCCTGATCAGCGTTCTCTTTGA
- a CDS encoding sensor domain-containing diguanylate cyclase: protein MFSFLCQHKNLYLLLFVFTGIFFMGSQADKKNELASLTQLRSSANAQMDILIDTAILNYIKGFENSLEIIALDDAFLRLAREPANHGDFIRRQLKDFLGMKPSVYYIYFASPDGTLFFEPAAPLPEGYDARRRPWFRHALHQPGEIIWTPPYIEVPTNRRVISVVTTIHDPESNEMIGVMGMDLLTEDLDSFLATAPAGKEGLLAIFASDGQLVASPKPEKVKLLQKNPLHLVTILNGEKDIIKTDENTPAMLFTTRSLEQPPWRILQGVPLSGQNKKGLSTQKTALMVIAAILIFYIMIQLFSHVKTRRRIKAFEKDIQLIQIRGPELLPHSRRKYHSPLEKLCRNLAIDLWRSEEKKISLKKQMETLIDKAPTGIFVSTPEGRFIHVNKGMAHILEYESPEEMVLHIQDIAQELYLDRQDRKILKNRLMSGGVEDFPTRFRRKNGTVGHASITAYAEMGPDGHILTIRGFFTDISRQRQLENQLRHMAHTDRLTGLPNRRSFMELTTREAGRFCRYGTPFALLVLNMDHFRDINARYGHGAGDKILCSLATKLLHSLRSCDTLARIDGDTFAIHLAETDLEEGLKAAMRIQKQIHGKKMAEMPDIYTTLSIGVAVPTDTLRCPDLLLQAAEARMYQAKKKGGECILPAHP, encoded by the coding sequence ATGTTTTCTTTTCTCTGCCAGCATAAGAACCTTTACCTTCTTCTCTTTGTTTTTACAGGTATTTTTTTTATGGGCAGTCAGGCAGACAAAAAAAATGAGCTGGCCAGCCTGACCCAGCTCCGCAGTTCTGCCAATGCGCAAATGGATATTCTAATTGATACGGCCATTCTCAACTACATCAAAGGCTTTGAAAATTCGCTTGAAATCATTGCCCTGGATGATGCTTTTCTCAGGTTGGCCAGAGAACCGGCAAACCATGGAGATTTCATAAGAAGACAGTTGAAGGATTTTTTGGGAATGAAACCTTCTGTTTACTATATTTATTTTGCCAGCCCGGACGGCACCCTTTTCTTTGAGCCTGCAGCCCCGCTTCCGGAAGGATACGATGCCAGGAGAAGACCCTGGTTCCGCCATGCCCTGCATCAACCCGGAGAAATCATATGGACCCCGCCCTACATTGAAGTCCCGACAAACAGGCGTGTCATCAGTGTTGTCACCACCATCCATGATCCTGAATCCAATGAAATGATCGGGGTGATGGGCATGGATCTGCTTACCGAAGATCTGGACAGCTTCCTTGCCACAGCACCTGCAGGAAAAGAGGGACTGCTTGCCATTTTCGCCTCAGACGGACAGCTTGTGGCATCCCCCAAGCCCGAAAAGGTAAAGCTTCTCCAGAAAAATCCATTGCACCTTGTTACCATTCTCAATGGTGAAAAAGATATTATAAAAACAGATGAAAATACTCCTGCAATGCTGTTCACTACCCGCAGCCTGGAACAACCTCCCTGGCGAATATTACAGGGAGTACCCCTTTCCGGGCAAAACAAAAAGGGCCTATCCACGCAGAAGACGGCCCTGATGGTCATAGCTGCCATCCTGATATTCTATATTATGATCCAGCTGTTTTCCCATGTAAAAACCCGACGCAGAATCAAAGCCTTTGAAAAAGACATCCAGCTGATACAGATACGGGGCCCCGAACTCCTGCCCCATTCCCGCAGAAAATACCATTCTCCCCTGGAAAAACTTTGCAGAAACCTTGCCATAGACCTATGGAGAAGCGAAGAAAAGAAAATATCTCTCAAAAAACAGATGGAAACCCTCATTGACAAAGCTCCCACCGGTATTTTTGTCTCCACTCCTGAAGGCCGTTTTATCCATGTAAACAAAGGCATGGCCCATATTCTTGAATATGAATCACCGGAAGAAATGGTTCTCCATATCCAGGATATTGCCCAGGAACTCTATCTTGACAGGCAGGATAGAAAAATCCTTAAAAACCGCCTTATGTCAGGCGGGGTAGAAGATTTTCCTACCCGCTTCAGGAGAAAAAACGGCACAGTAGGCCATGCTTCCATAACTGCCTATGCGGAAATGGGACCCGACGGCCATATTCTGACCATACGCGGATTTTTCACAGATATCAGCAGGCAGCGTCAACTGGAAAATCAGCTCCGCCATATGGCCCACACGGATCGCCTTACAGGGCTTCCCAACCGACGGAGCTTCATGGAACTCACCACCCGTGAAGCCGGACGTTTCTGCCGATACGGGACTCCCTTCGCCCTTCTTGTTCTGAATATGGACCATTTCCGGGACATCAACGCCCGCTATGGTCATGGTGCAGGAGATAAAATTCTCTGCTCTCTGGCCACAAAGCTTCTGCACTCTCTGCGCAGCTGCGACACACTTGCCCGCATTGACGGAGACACCTTTGCCATCCATCTGGCAGAGACTGACCTTGAAGAAGGACTGAAGGCAGCCATGCGTATACAAAAACAGATTCATGGGAAAAAAATGGCCGAAATGCCGGACATCTATACAACCTTAAGCATCGGTGTTGCAGTACCCACGGATACCCTGCGCTGTCCGGATCTGCTACTGCAGGCAGCGGAAGCCCGGATGTATCAGGCTAAAAAGAAGGGCGGAGAATGTATCCTCCCCGCCCACCCATGA
- a CDS encoding NYN domain-containing protein, translating into MQYLECNTRSMRSAVFVDFDNIFIRLSELDANIARTFATRPLDWISWLENSLPPYAGIDAGAKRNILVRRCYLNPKSFGNFRPYFIRGAFETVDCPSLTTQGKTSADVHMVVDLLDLLDHKVNYDEFIIMSADADFTPVLLKLRKWDRRTAVLAVGSTSPAYRAASDLVIDQDVFIEEALGGGNMGYTEPARIIRRPEPQVPNGTAALISEITGTVNMEGAASVSPEKTAYIHHVRPNCVSVGTEKQRDQCSRLVQTFVRSSPEAVTMAQLAYRIRQAFPEVSLDWQGKGSFKLFLAELDLGTLATSPVIPGYVYDPLKHMAPAGDTGIRDEIFEAAEPEMAALARKIHDLTDTPYLSPTHYGVLFSAIAQEINQSGYNMTTVSKAVRDRCREKEVPVARQHVNFVLRGIAFTGHRFGEGRESAGTLAERLLANTLNLCENAQLSLTETEMALLRRWFHT; encoded by the coding sequence ATGCAATATCTGGAATGTAATACACGGTCCATGCGCAGTGCGGTATTTGTGGATTTTGATAATATTTTCATCCGGCTTTCAGAACTGGATGCAAATATCGCAAGAACCTTTGCCACACGGCCTCTTGACTGGATTTCATGGCTTGAAAACTCCCTGCCGCCCTATGCGGGTATTGATGCCGGGGCAAAGCGTAATATTCTGGTACGGCGCTGCTATCTTAATCCCAAAAGTTTCGGAAATTTCAGGCCTTATTTTATCCGTGGTGCCTTTGAGACCGTGGATTGTCCCAGCCTTACCACCCAGGGAAAAACCAGTGCGGACGTACACATGGTTGTGGATCTTCTGGATCTTCTGGATCATAAGGTAAATTATGATGAATTCATCATCATGAGTGCGGATGCTGATTTTACGCCCGTTCTTTTAAAGTTAAGGAAGTGGGACAGGAGAACGGCGGTACTTGCAGTGGGTTCCACTTCCCCTGCCTACAGGGCAGCCAGCGACCTTGTCATTGATCAGGATGTCTTTATCGAGGAAGCCCTTGGCGGTGGCAATATGGGGTATACGGAACCTGCGCGTATTATCCGGAGACCTGAGCCACAGGTACCGAACGGCACCGCAGCCCTTATTAGCGAGATAACGGGAACAGTGAATATGGAGGGTGCTGCTTCTGTTTCTCCGGAGAAAACCGCATATATTCACCATGTCCGTCCGAATTGTGTTTCCGTCGGTACGGAGAAACAGCGGGATCAGTGCTCCCGTCTGGTGCAGACCTTTGTCCGGTCTTCACCGGAAGCCGTTACCATGGCTCAGCTTGCCTACCGTATCCGGCAGGCCTTTCCTGAAGTAAGCCTTGACTGGCAGGGCAAGGGGAGTTTCAAGCTCTTTCTTGCGGAGCTGGATCTGGGAACCCTTGCCACTTCCCCTGTGATTCCGGGCTACGTATATGATCCGCTGAAGCATATGGCCCCTGCAGGAGATACGGGCATCAGGGATGAGATCTTTGAGGCTGCGGAACCTGAAATGGCAGCACTGGCAAGGAAAATTCATGATCTTACGGATACGCCCTATCTTTCACCCACCCATTACGGGGTTCTTTTTTCCGCCATTGCCCAGGAAATAAACCAGTCGGGTTATAACATGACCACGGTATCCAAGGCTGTCCGGGACCGGTGCAGGGAAAAGGAAGTACCTGTGGCCAGGCAGCATGTAAACTTTGTCCTGCGGGGGATTGCCTTTACAGGTCATCGTTTTGGCGAGGGACGGGAATCTGCAGGGACGCTTGCAGAGCGCCTTCTGGCCAATACCCTGAACCTTTGTGAAAATGCCCAGCTTTCCCTGACGGAAACGGAGATGGCTCTTCTACGGAGATGGTTCCATACCTGA